The genomic interval TTAAAATTTTAAGCGTAGCTCCTTTGTTCGGTGAAGTTATTCGCCGTGTATATCACGATGAAAGCGTAAATTCTTTATTTATTTAAAATTTAAGGGCAATTTTTTGGCCCTTAAATTTTTGTTTTTCGTAAATCTTCCAGCTTTTAAAAATATTATAAATCTTTTTTACATTATAGATTAAAACTTTAAAAATTTAATTTTCTCAAAATATTTTTTTATATAATTCTTTGATAAAAACGATATTTTTCAATTCAGCTTTAAAAAAAGAACAAAGAATAAAAATTAAATATGATAATCAAGCGGATAAGACAAACTATATCAAAAACGCCTGATATAATAACAATAAAACTTTACCTGCGGCAATCCGATTTTAAATTACACCATAATAAAAAAAATTTTAAAAATCATGTAAAAATTTTGTCAAAAATATCAAAATTACATTAAACGCAGAAATTCTCATTAAAATGAAAAAATCTCTTTTTAAATGCCTATAAAATTTTTAAATCAATTATCCTTTTTTAATATTTTCCAATTTTATACAAAATTTTACAATTCTAAAAATTTAAACTCTATAAAATTAAATTTTATCTTTTTTAAAACCCTGTTTTGATACAATCACGCTATGCAAGGATTTATATTAAAAGTTACGAAAGTTAGAGATGAAGATTGTATCGTCAGCATTCTTACAAACAGTGAAATGCTTGAAACATATAGATTTTACGGTGCCAGACACTCAAATATCACACAAGGTTTTAAAATAGATTTCGAACTTCAAAGCGATATAAAATTTCTACCAAAACTTAGAGGAGTAATGCATCTTGGTTTTTCGTGGCTTACAAACCGCGATAAAATGCTTTTTTGGCAACAGCTGATGAGACTGTTTTATGCACATTTAAAAGGAACCGGAAGTGTTGATGGATTTTATTTTGATATGCTTGAAAACTGCGCGCAAAAATTCGGCAAACAAAATCCTAAACGCCTTATTATAGAAACTTATGCACAAATTTTGGATTTTGAAGGCAGACTTCACAAAGATAAAATCTGTTTTATCTGCGACAACGAAATTTCTGAAGAAATCGCTCTTGCACGCGCATTTTTACCGGCGCATGGAAACTGTATAAATAAAAATACAATAAATTTTGATAAACTTTTGGAATTTTATGAAACAAAAAAATCCATCAATTTAAATGACGGCGAAGTAAATTACCTTTATAGCGTAGTTTTAGAAGGATTTTAATAAAAGTAGCCAAAAATTTATGCATTTTTACAAAATGAATTTACGCTTTAAAAATGGATTTTATTTCGATATATTTAAAACAGTGCGCAAAAATTCGGCAAACAAAATCCAAAACGCTTTATTATAGAAACTTATACAAAAATTTGGATTAAGCAAGACTTCGAAAAGATAAAATTTACGTTTTAATATACATAATTTAGTAAAACTTCAATGTACACCAACAAATCAAAGCTGTAAATCTATACTGAAAACCTGTTTTTTTAAAAATTATTTTTATAGAATGCATAATTAAAAGTATTTGTCTGAATGTTTTACAATGTATTTTTAAAGAAATTATTTATATGTTCAAACTAAAATTATTTTTGAATTTTATAAATTTTTTATTTTAAAAACTACTAAATAGCGTTTCACCCGAAAATAACTTTTTTCAATGTCAAACAAAACATCGAAACATAAAGCGCAAGAAGCCAATATTTTTGTGATTGTTTTGAAATTCTATGAGACGTTTTCGTGCCGAAATACACGCCCGCAAGAGAACCAAGTCCAAGCAAAATGCCGTCTTTATAATCAACGTAACCATGCCATGCAAGGCTTATAAATCCGCTGAATGAACTGAAAATCACAAAAAACAGACCCATACTTACGGCTTTTTTAATATCAACTCCCAAAAATCCGACCAAAATCGGCGTTAAAAACAGCGCTCCGCCAATTCCCATGCTAATCGCGATTGCTCCGATTGCGGCGCCTATTATAAAAAGTAAAATGTTGCTTGGATTTTTGGACTCTTTTGAAACATTTGTCATAAAAAATTTTACAATCGCTATTGCCAATGTGATTAAAAGTCCAATTTCAAGGCATTTTGACGGCACAGCTGCCACGATAAAACCGCTCAAACCGGCTCCAAATAAACCGCCAAATCCAACAAAAATACCGTTATTTATGACAAGTTTGCCGTTTTTGTAATTTATATAAGAGCCGAAAATCGCACTGAAAAGCATTTGCAAAATCGAAATTCCGATGGCAATTTTTATATCATAACCAAACGCAAGCATCGTAGGAACTACAACGGTTCCACCGCCTATTCCAAAAAACCCCGAAATAAATCCGACGCAAACTCCAATTACAACTAAAATCATTTTTATCCTTTTTACGCGCCTAATTATATACAAAATTAAAAAATTTACACAACAAAAAGTGCTATTTATAGAAAATATACGCATTTAATTGAAGTGTAGCTGATTTTAGCCGAAGATGTCGAAAGCTTACCGATAAAAAAATATCCGGAAAATACTGTTTGTTTTAGAAATTTACTTAATATTTGACTAATTTTTTAATTTATTAGAAAAAAGCATTAAAAATTTTGCGTTTTAAAAACTTCACGGAAAAATTTCAAAATTAAAATTCCAAAAAAAAGTGCGCTTGCGTAATAAACTGTCAAATTACTGTTTATCGCTAGATAAGCCTTCAAATAAAAATCTTAAAAAATTTACAGAATAAAACTATTTTTCGCTGTAAGTATAGTTATTTCACGAATAACTGCATGTTATAATTATTTCACAAAATACGACAAAAATCATAGAGAATTTTTT from Campylobacter hominis ATCC BAA-381 carries:
- the recO gene encoding recombination protein RecO, with the protein product MQGFILKVTKVRDEDCIVSILTNSEMLETYRFYGARHSNITQGFKIDFELQSDIKFLPKLRGVMHLGFSWLTNRDKMLFWQQLMRLFYAHLKGTGSVDGFYFDMLENCAQKFGKQNPKRLIIETYAQILDFEGRLHKDKICFICDNEISEEIALARAFLPAHGNCINKNTINFDKLLEFYETKKSINLNDGEVNYLYSVVLEGF
- a CDS encoding sulfite exporter TauE/SafE family protein, giving the protein MILVVIGVCVGFISGFFGIGGGTVVVPTMLAFGYDIKIAIGISILQMLFSAIFGSYINYKNGKLVINNGIFVGFGGLFGAGLSGFIVAAVPSKCLEIGLLITLAIAIVKFFMTNVSKESKNPSNILLFIIGAAIGAIAISMGIGGALFLTPILVGFLGVDIKKAVSMGLFFVIFSSFSGFISLAWHGYVDYKDGILLGLGSLAGVYFGTKTSHRISKQSQKYWLLALYVSMFCLTLKKVIFG